One Glycine max cultivar Williams 82 chromosome 8, Glycine_max_v4.0, whole genome shotgun sequence genomic window, AGCATGATGAGATGATTGTCCAGATGAGGCAGCAGCTTGAGCATGATGAGATGATTGTCCAGATGAGGCAGCAGCTTGAGCATGATGAGATGATTGTCCAGATGAGGCAGCAGCTTGAGCATGATGAGATGATTGTCCAGATGAGGCAGCAGCTTGAGCATGATGAGCAGCTGGCAGCAACTTTAGAGTTGAATTCCATATTTTCTGGCAAAAGTGTCCCTCCTCTTCCCTCAACTTAGCTATGTTTTTGTTGCGAATATAGCCATCCACAACCGCTAACGTGTCAAGGagttcttcttcattctccttcaccttcaaaaacacctcctttatCTTGTTCAACTCAGACTTCAAATCATTCaatttcccttctttttctacTCTCTCCAGATCCTTCAACACTCTATCCACTGCTTTAAAGCGATTTGTTCGAATagacattttcttttttgcttcagGGACAGACTTTATGCTGCCAGATGAAAGACTTTATGGTGGAGGATGATTTTGTGTGATTTTATGGAAAACAGATGAaagaaacaatatatttttacaataagATTGAGGGACACAATGGTGAGTGATTTTGTGACTTGATGCAGAACTGAAGAAAAGACCgcaatatatatagtttttgaaaattataaattatgacaTCAAGTTACACTCATGGGATCAAATGACAAAAGTTTAACGTCATCCTTTTCTTGACTTGGAATTTGATGTAACTTGGTTTTCACTCAATAGAATTTGTTCAGAAACTTAAACTcaggaaataaaattaaatatgaatttgtCTATGgtaaaacaacaaaattataaaattcatacATAACAAGACAATGTTGCTTCATGTACTTTTTTAAAACTCCGACAAAGAAAATAGAAGGTTTTtgtagaaaataaagaatttattaaattgaaaCGGCAGAAATCAGGAAAGGAGGCAAGAATAAAGAAGAGTCTTTGCGTGGGAAAATATGATGAAAGAAAAgtatctttctttttgttttcctctGGCAAGGAATTATTCCAATAGACAAAGACATGCAAAGAATACCAAAAACATGTTTCACGTCATTCTTTCTTCCCAGGAAAAAACTGTCACTGTATTCTATCCTTTGTTTCACAAATGGAATTATTCCAACAGACTATGACAAGGAAAGAGAACCCAAATACCCAATAACATTTTTGACATCATTCTTTTTTCATCGAGAAATTGTCACAGTAGTCCACCCTTTCTTTCACAGTGAAGTAGAAGAATACAATTttcaattgttaattttgtaattaatttggACTACTCATTGAATTAAATGAATACACTCTAGCAGCGTTCCCTTTACATTTACATTACTAATTTCAGCACCAATTCCTTAGATTAAATACGGGTTTCATGTCCCAATCCCAATCCCCTTAGATTTATGAGGGTGCATCCCTGATACATTGCATTAATTAGAAATGAAGCATGACAAACCTTAAAATTAAACAAGGAGGGACATTTGCTACCAGTGCGAAGAAATGCCAACAGGAATAAAGtactaaattataaatttgctCAAGTATATTGTAAAATGTATATTACTAGATCGATAGCCATAGTATACCACGTTTGTGTCATTATTGCACACTTTATTAGTAATTGTTTATGAAAGAAACAGTGTATTTTTATAAGATTGAGGTACAGAGGTGAAATTAAGGTTTTGGGAttttatgagaaaatgatgaaagaAATAGTATAGTTTTGCATGATAGACACAATTGCGGGAGATTTTATGACTTGATGTAAAACTGAAGAAAGGCccgcaatatatatatatatatatatatatatatatataaattattgcaCTGCAccgagttttttttcttttcaaagattaTGGCatcaatttagattatttttgAGAAGATatttaagttcatttttaacttaaaaactcATTTGACTATTTGGTGAATAAATTTTTCATCGcagtttttagtattttttgaaataccacttgaaataatatattttaaaacactaattttttattttttattttttcaggtATTTTAATAACTAGTTTTAttgaacacttataatttaacaaagtaatttttttttgttttcaactaACTGCAAGCTAGAAACTGATAGCTGAAAGTTAAAAATCTAGTTTATTAAATGATGTGTTCGGTAAAATTAACTATTAGAATaactaaaagtataaaataacaaaaaaataataaaattatgatttattttaataggataaacaaaacattttataaatatattaagaataaaaaaatataaaaaattaaaaactagaaataaacgttttaaataatactttaagtaacattataaataatgataaaaattactaaaaaaaatttgtttatcgAATAACCTAAAAGATTGttcagttaataaaaaaaatcaaaactaacTACAATATGTTATCCAACAAAATCTTAAACTCATCATTACATGaaattaaatgacaaaaatttaatgtCATTCTTTTCTTTACATGGAACTAAATGCTTGTTGCCTGGTAGTATTCACCCAGAAGAAATTGTTTAGAAACTTAACTCATCTAtagtaaaaacaattataaaattcataCTATCATACATAAGAAGACAGTGTTGATTcacgtaattttttaaaactcctGCAgagaaaatagtatttttttttttgtaaaaataaagaatttattaaatGGAGATGACAACAATCATGAAGGGAGGTGTTAAGTCATGGACAAGTGCATGTACTAATTTgtctcaagtagtaaagtactcaaAGTCCGATTATCGATTTTTACGGAGACtttgttttatatttgtattgaataatttccaatttattagagaaaaagataagatgagatataacagataaatttaaaagaacatgGTAATGACtattaatagaaaacaaaaaaaaatagtaaaaaattcaATGAGATGAGAATATTAGGACTTAACATGCCTTATTTGACtaagatatatattatttgagatttttttctattaattaggTGAATTTTTCTTATCCACATCGATTAGAATACTTGTCCTtgatgtctcacgatgacaagtcTATCTTCCAAATATCTTTGCAAAGAATAAATAGATAagatgcatgaagttctaattctagatgtttgctttaaTGCATgagcataatgcaatcactctatgtctaacaatgattttattaagatactcCTTCCTTTTAGTTCTATAAAAAATTACCCTTGGTCGAGCGACTAATTTCTAAAACAGATGCATGCAAGACCTTCCTTgtatttctattaaggattaTCATCTGTCGAGGACCTAACCTCCAAATATGATGCAAGGATGAATGATTCATGAAATTAAAAGCatgaaatgataataaaaaaaaaacatctgtttgcattgatagatatgaagtatacaatacatcttttgattttttaagtctgtcagaccctaattaaaaatttagcctcTCATAACCATAAGTGGTCTTACACTAGAAAAGCGGTATAGAAACTGATGGAGGAGAAGTGATGAAAAAAGgaatagaaaatgatgaaagaaaagaaagaatttaGGAGAGTTCTCAGACTTTAGGTGTGTATTGGAGTACTCTAAGACTCAATGTATCTTTTCTCTTTGGCTTGACTCTCTTTTATAACTGCTGGAGTGGACTTGTGCTTGACTCCCTTTCTATGATTGGTGAAGTGAACTTAGGTCTCATACAAAAaatctttcttatttatattttttatattttctagatcttttttgcttttaattcatcATTTTAATATCTACAaaccataaataagaaaaatatcaattcttaacatttaagctaaaaataactgttaattaaatatttataaaaacattttaatatatttttattataaaaaatagtttacatTTAACTGTTATAATAAACAACATTCTTTTGATgggaaaattatgaaaaaatggtatctttcctttttcaataaattattccAATAGACAACAACAAGGAAAAAACCCCAAAACATGTTTCACAAATGGAATAATAAATAGATTTATTAAAGTGAATACTCTAGTAgtgcatttatttttatttttttagcaaaaagGAACGAGGGTCACAAGTGTGAGGATGATATTCTAAATATGTAGGCACTAACTCCTATCACCCCAAAACAATcaaactcatatatatatatatatatatatatatatatatatatatatatatatataaagagagaaagagagagataaatATTTACCAAAGAGCTCCAACCGGGGAGAATCCCAGAGGTATAGCCCAAAACTTGAGAACCTAAAATAAGAAGCTTGTCAACACAATCATTGTCTTCCGTGTATATGTGAGTGATTCTAAACCTAAAACTTTAAGTTAGCTTAATACAATTTAAGCATATAATATAAATGCATCAAGAGTGAATTAGAGTTAGGGGTGTAAGCCACTTAGTTTGGATTGAGTTTAATCAAACATATGATCTAACTCAATCAAATTTTAACAAGTTGATTTGGattcattttttaagaataaaaaataaaattcaattcaaaccAATCCTTTTATAAATGATTTGGGTTGGATTGGGTCAACAGgtcaaaatatttaagtttgtCCTTAACCTATTTATCTATGTATCCATGGaggatgaaaaattaaatatgtcatATTTGAGATAAAGAATTTCAATAAACACAGTGAAGATAAGTTTGAAACATATAATTTCTATCAAAACCAACGAGACATTTGGGTTGGATTGAGTCAACGgatcaaaatatttaagtttgtCCTTAACCTATTTATCTATGTATCCATGAAGGATGAGAAATTAAACATTTCATATTtgagataaaaaatttcaataaactTAATGAGGATAAGTttgaaacatataatttttctatCAAAACCAACGAGACATTAAATaactttaatcaataaaatcctTGTTGCTTTGATCAGACTAAGGATATATTGCTCATTACTCAATTAAGGTCgataaattaatgtaattaatagtcaataacatttaattttttttaaagttaaaaatatatattacatattacacagattaataacaataatttaatataaattaacgaGTTAATGAGTCAAATTTTTGATATTAAAACCTGTGATCAATCCAAAACTCAATGGACGGATTTGATTGATTCCATTCCAATCTAATCTATATACAAAAATTACTCAACACAACATATTTGGATTAATTTGAGTTAATTCGAATTAACAATTGATTTACACCCGTAATTAGAGTTGGCTTGCAAGAAGAGCTCAGAATCAGTTTTCAACCTAAGATTGTGCCAACCTTTACTATCCGCGCGCCTTTTCTATTGCCAAGATGGTTGCCATTGATTCCAATATGAGACGCAAAAGCACCAACGAAATTCAACTCAATATCTATGAAAATACCAACAGAACCTTTGGCTACTCCATCTGAATTACACTTCATCCAAGACAGTCTCCGAGGCCTCCAAATCACTTCTTTGATTGACTCTGCTTTCCTCGGCTGGGAACGcacatcaaatgtttttttaattttgaagtccaacatatttacattttaagaattaatttattatagctTCAATTGATTTAgaagattaataaaataaaataaacaaaattaaatattaattaatccaagaaaaataatatgataaaatatcttACGAAGTCTCACTACAAacactaactaaaaaaagaggaaagattGATTCTTGAATAATCTCCAACAATGTTTTTCTAGCATAACTAAAGCATCTGAAATTTCTGAAGCTCAAGCCTTCTCTTTTCTTTGGTTTTCACTTTGCACTAACTAGTCCTAGATAGCCCATGTATCTTTTTCCCCTTGTCCCCATCAGAAGTTATTGATCATAGTCTCCATTTCATCATAGAGACTCAGGGAGTTTCAAACACAAACTTTGAATGACTTATTAGACCATAGCCTTGGACATGAGAGAATATGACTCTTTCTGATATGCATAGGATAGCTAgttttacttaaatttaaaaacatacatCGATACTGCTTAGTTCAAATACACAACCACTTGACTCCCAAAACTCAGGTTGTCCTTAGAAGACTTGGCAAGCACAACTTTATAAATGCATACTCTTCTATCCATAAACAACAGATGCCTACATATTCATTGTTAAACCTATTACTTGCAATTCAGTTAAATGTGACTTCCTAACCAAAAGGATTCCAATATTAAAATGGCTCAACTGAGTAATCATAAATTCAAAACACCAaaacaagcaaacaaacaacaaattgaAATTAGGTTTCTAAAACCTAAATGCACTGGTGAGTCATTACTCGTTCGGAATAGAAGGCCCAATCATAGCAACTGTGaggaattttgtgaatattaaaCATTTACACACTATTAATagttgaaaaatacaaaaatgagGATAACTCGTTCATGGTCATATCCAATCTCAACAATTTGATGAACAACTTCAGTGTGTCACAAGTTAACAGCTTAAACCATCCCATTAAAGCAGTTTGAATTAGCAAACCATTTTACcaagaaaaaaatgttgattCAGTAACAACAAATTAAAGCAAGAAGACAGTAAACCATATTATCTTGTTCAATCATACAATGCAATGTGATGAAAATCCACAACAAAGATACAGATCTGTTTAGCATGCCACGTACACTTTCCTCACAATTTCAGAAATTGGTGAAAGTCAAGAGTGACTTTCAAATGCTAATAATATCtaggaaaaagaaacaaaaaggttcaattcatttttctaattGCAGAGTCTTCAATGGTTGTGTAGGTATGATGAGAAGTAAGAAAAGTATATGAAAAATTGGAGGAAGATAAAACTAATAAAGATAATTTGGTGGGACTTTCTTTACTTTTAACAACAACTTTTAcgaattataaggataaaatgatattttgtttggtAATATAAATTTTGCTCGATAATTTTAAGTAATACATACGTCCATAACTCAGGTCAAATATGCAAAATCTTGTCTTCCAAAACTGAGGTTGCCCCACAAAACTTTGCAAGCACAAGTTTCTAAATGCATACTCTGTATTAATGTCGAGATCCAAACTTATAACATGTAAATACtgatatttattattacttCTCAACACAAGAGGCTTCTTAGATAACAAGTTATAACTAATGGACTCAACAACTAATCACACtgctcaataattttaaatttatgttttcacCATCCAATGTTATTATTCAAGAAGAGGAAAAGATCCAAATCCAAAAAAAACTACAGGTCCACATCTTGCAGATAGCCTCCATTATATTCTCAAACAGGTATCAGAAAACACTGAAGGCACATCCCTCACACCATCTTGGAATGTTGGGGTAGATCGAACTAACTAGACAGGGTATTTATATAGCTGAAGAACCTTCTGCCAAGCAGGTCTGTTACTAATATCATCCCACCAAGCACTCACATGCTTCCTGTCTCTGACCAAATTTCCTCTCCCGGTTTGGTTCACCAAATAGTGACCAAATGGGAGGTGGCTAAGATCAGCAAGGCTGAAGAAGTCACCAGCCAAGTACTTGCTCTTTGACAGCCTCTCCTCATAAACATCCAGCACCTTCTCAATCtttttatcactttcttctatCACTTTTTGGTCCGAAGGAGCCCCCGTTAATGGCGCAAACAGAACATTAATAACCAAGTTGTAGAGTGGTGGGTGAAAGTTATGAGCTTCCACTTCAAGCCATTGTTCCACTAGACCCTTTTCTTCTATTGTCTTTCCCAATAAGTCAGTCCCTTGGTCTTTATACTTCTCAGCTAAGTATCTGATTATTGCACGAGATTCTGCACATTGGTTTAAAATCAGTGTATTAGTATTGAATATAGACCATCCTGAAGTTGCAAAaagcaaagaaaacaaatttgggGATGTAAGCATTCAGCCTTTCAGATTATCCTACTTCCAATTTTGAcacaacaaaaaacaattattactaACACCATTAAGGATTGTTATAGTTACATGCATGATGCATCAAACCACAACATgtgtttataaaaaagaaactgaAAATCTAATTTCATGGAGTAACTAAATTGTAACCCCCTCTGCCTCCTTTTAAAACAAAGGAATAGCAATTAGGAAAGACAATAGTTACAGGACAAAAATGAACGATCCTAACCTCACAATTCAAATAACATCAATAAGGACTAAACAAGGTAAGAACTTCAAGGAaagatcaaaatttcaaaaccaCCAACCTATTAACTACATgacacagg contains:
- the GSTF5 gene encoding phi class glutathione S-transferase, producing the protein MVVKVYGPTYGSPKRVLVCLIEKEIEFETVHVDLFKGENKEPEFLKLQPFGSLPVIQDGDYTLYESRAIIRYLAEKYKDQGTDLLGKTIEEKGLVEQWLEVEAHNFHPPLYNLVINVLFAPLTGAPSDQKVIEESDKKIEKVLDVYEERLSKSKYLAGDFFSLADLSHLPFGHYLVNQTGRGNLVRDRKHVSAWWDDISNRPAWQKVLQLYKYPV